Proteins encoded by one window of Amaranthus tricolor cultivar Red isolate AtriRed21 chromosome 4, ASM2621246v1, whole genome shotgun sequence:
- the LOC130811481 gene encoding protein ALP1-like has product MSSCHVKTTYTLAKKPTPITKDCEVDRWKCFKNCLGALDGTHISVHVPSEDRARYRTRKGSIAMNVLGVCNPNLEFIYVQPGWEGSAHDGRVLRDAITRPNGLKVPQGSYYLVDAGYTNCEGFLAPYRGHRYHLKEWGDRQPISAEEYFNMKHSKARNVIERCFGLLKGRWGILRTPSFFPIRTHGRIVQACVLLHNLIRKHMPTDYTMYWDSDSEEGESDDEGLDDEVDLITQIATTDAWTAYRNNLAQNMFNNWRLRHSSQT; this is encoded by the exons ATGTCTTCTTGCCATGTTAAAACTACATACACACTTGCTAAAAAGCCGACACCTATAACAAAAGATTGTGAAGTGGATAGATGGAAATGTTTTAAG aattgtTTAGGAGCCTTAGATGGCACTCATATTAGTGTTCATGTGCCAAGTGAGGATAGAGCAAGATATCGGACAAGGAAAGGTTCTATTGCTATGAATGTGTTAGGTGTATGTAACCCTAATTTGGAGTTCATATATGTTCAACCTGGTTGGGAAGGATCCGCTCATGATGGTCGTGTCCTTCGAGATGCTATTACTAGGCCTAATGGTTTAAAAGTGCCGCAAG GTTCCTACTATTTGGTAGATGCAGGATACACGAATTGTGAAGGGTTTTTAGCACCATATAGAGGTCATCGATATCACCTTAAAGAGTGGGGGGACCGACAACCAATTAGTGCGGAAGAGTACTTCAACATGAAACATTCTAAGGCAAGGAATGTTATTGAGAGATGTTTTGGACTATTAAAAGGAAGGTGGGGTATTCTTAGGACCCCATCCTTCTTTCCAATACGTACTCATGGGCGTATAGTTCAAGCATGTGTACTATTACACAATCTTATTCGAAAACATATGCCAACAGATTACACAATGTATTGGGATTCCGATAGTGAAGAAggtgaaagtgatgatgagggcCTAGATGATGAAGTTGATTTGATTACTCAAATAGCTACTACGGATGCTTGGACTGCTTATCGGAATAACTTAGCACAAAATATGTTTAATAATTGGAGACTTAGGCATAGTAGCCAAACATAA